The following proteins are co-located in the Rippkaea orientalis PCC 8801 genome:
- a CDS encoding AAA family ATPase, which translates to MVTTKPAKIIDLKSRWQELDSDATESIVADNFIRPFLAALGFDLYSEIYPQFPTGRHTASVDFAAGKSHTGKPFISTKENPYLILEVKGKNVNLSQGTAPYKNVVDQLKSYLLDPNCITVKWGIICNSDYIQLFRKHGKVVYPASECIKITQDNIEQIITQFKEKIWKPSPTLTVAIYNDKGGVGKTTTTVNIAATLTMLGKKVLVIDFDFQQRDLTTSLGLTSNHQTLFDILKEPKKPIEKTIVTFTQIFKSKTGKKESRSFDVIPANQGSISESEIELRKYSTVRTLSKILEPLRTEYDYILIDTPTSKNFFSESALYAAEVVLIPAKRTDFFSLKNAAITISQFIPEIQQQKQEGNPIALPIFFNAETISEAQKKQADQAIKILIENTKKDKKFDLEPYFFQLTQIPHYAIIGNAHFSFKPAIYIHKTAFEYYRGLVKEYFLQ; encoded by the coding sequence ATGGTGACGACAAAACCAGCCAAAATTATCGATCTCAAATCACGATGGCAAGAGTTAGATTCTGATGCAACAGAAAGTATTGTTGCTGATAATTTTATCCGTCCTTTTTTAGCAGCTTTGGGATTTGATTTATATAGCGAAATTTATCCTCAGTTTCCAACAGGAAGACACACTGCTAGTGTGGATTTTGCTGCGGGAAAAAGTCATACAGGGAAGCCATTTATTAGCACAAAAGAAAACCCCTATTTGATATTAGAAGTCAAAGGAAAAAATGTCAATTTATCGCAAGGTACTGCTCCTTATAAAAATGTAGTTGATCAGTTAAAAAGTTATTTACTTGATCCGAATTGTATAACGGTTAAATGGGGTATAATTTGCAATTCAGATTATATTCAATTATTTCGTAAACATGGAAAAGTGGTTTATCCAGCCTCTGAGTGCATCAAAATCACTCAAGATAATATTGAACAAATTATTACTCAATTTAAAGAGAAAATTTGGAAACCTAGTCCTACTTTAACTGTTGCCATTTATAATGATAAAGGAGGAGTAGGAAAAACAACAACAACAGTCAATATAGCTGCTACATTAACGATGCTAGGAAAAAAAGTTTTAGTCATCGATTTTGATTTTCAACAGCGAGATTTAACCACATCTTTAGGGTTAACGTCTAATCACCAAACTTTGTTTGATATTCTCAAAGAACCCAAAAAACCTATCGAAAAAACGATTGTTACTTTTACTCAAATTTTTAAAAGTAAAACAGGCAAGAAAGAGTCCCGCAGCTTTGATGTGATTCCCGCTAATCAAGGCTCAATTAGTGAGTCTGAAATAGAATTACGAAAATACTCTACTGTGCGAACATTAAGTAAAATTCTAGAACCCTTAAGAACCGAATATGATTATATCTTGATCGATACCCCTACTAGCAAAAATTTCTTTAGTGAAAGTGCTCTTTATGCAGCAGAAGTCGTTTTAATTCCGGCCAAACGCACGGATTTTTTCTCTCTTAAGAATGCTGCTATTACTATTTCTCAATTTATTCCGGAAATTCAGCAACAAAAGCAAGAGGGAAACCCCATTGCTTTACCCATCTTTTTTAATGCAGAAACGATCAGTGAAGCGCAAAAAAAACAAGCAGACCAAGCAATTAAGATTTTAATTGAAAATACCAAAAAAGATAAAAAATTTGATTTAGAGCCTTATTTTTTTCAATTAACTCAAATTCCTCATTATGCTATTATAGGTAATGCTCATTTTAGTTTTAAACCTGCTATTTACATCCATAAAACTGCTTTTGAATATTATCGTGGACTTGTTAAGGAGTATTTTCTACAATGA
- the cobA gene encoding uroporphyrinogen-III C-methyltransferase, whose protein sequence is MRLGKVYLVGAGVGKIAYLTVRGHQLLTQAEVLIYDALVESDLLTLVPETCLKLNVGKRGGLPSTDQRTINQLLVAYCLQGKQVVRLKSGDPLIFGRVNPEIEALQQANCPYELVPGVSSALAAPLFAGIPLTDKNLSRCFAVVSGHEPDLLDWQGLSKLDTLVILMAGKTLGEIVAKLQEQGRSHSEPIAIIRHGGSSQQQVWISTLGDIVDQIAGVALSPAIMVIGEVVNLRMIDASSRPLDGQTVLVTRAAEQSSQFTLMLQQEGAKVIEMPALEILPPSSWQELDTAISQLSSFDWLILTSANGVKFFFERLYHLGHDVRALGGIKLAVVGKKTDSVLKNYGLKADFIPPNFVADSLVETFPESLTNKKVLFPRVETGGRDLLVQELQKQSAQVIEVPAYQSGCPSKIDPEVWQALQQKTVNIITFASSKTVQNFYQLIKQELEANYLEAIPAILERVQIASIGPQTSKTCYELLGRVDIEATEYTLEGLTDALIKKQLIL, encoded by the coding sequence TTGAGACTAGGTAAAGTTTATCTGGTTGGGGCAGGGGTAGGAAAAATTGCTTATTTAACGGTAAGGGGACACCAATTACTCACCCAAGCAGAAGTCTTAATTTATGATGCCCTAGTAGAAAGTGACCTCTTGACCTTAGTTCCTGAAACTTGCTTAAAACTCAATGTCGGTAAGCGAGGGGGACTCCCTAGTACAGATCAACGCACCATCAATCAATTATTGGTGGCCTATTGTCTCCAAGGCAAGCAGGTCGTTAGACTAAAAAGCGGTGATCCCTTGATTTTTGGTCGAGTTAACCCTGAAATTGAGGCATTACAGCAAGCTAATTGTCCTTATGAGTTAGTTCCAGGGGTTTCCTCTGCGTTAGCTGCCCCTTTATTCGCTGGTATCCCTCTAACGGATAAAAATTTAAGTCGCTGCTTTGCCGTTGTCAGTGGCCATGAACCTGACTTACTCGACTGGCAAGGGTTAAGCAAGCTAGATACTTTAGTTATTTTAATGGCCGGGAAGACTTTAGGGGAAATTGTCGCTAAGTTACAAGAACAAGGGCGATCGCACTCGGAGCCTATTGCTATTATCCGTCATGGCGGCAGTTCTCAACAACAGGTTTGGATCTCGACGTTAGGGGATATAGTAGATCAAATAGCAGGAGTCGCTTTATCTCCTGCGATCATGGTTATTGGTGAAGTGGTTAACCTCAGAATGATAGACGCTTCTTCTCGTCCTCTGGACGGACAAACAGTATTAGTCACCCGCGCAGCAGAACAGTCAAGTCAGTTTACCTTGATGTTACAACAAGAGGGAGCCAAGGTGATTGAAATGCCAGCCCTCGAAATTCTTCCTCCGTCGAGTTGGCAAGAATTAGATACCGCTATTAGTCAATTATCGAGTTTTGATTGGTTAATTTTAACCTCGGCTAATGGGGTTAAATTCTTTTTTGAACGATTATATCACTTAGGTCACGATGTTCGGGCATTAGGGGGAATTAAATTAGCAGTTGTCGGCAAAAAAACCGACTCTGTTTTAAAGAATTATGGACTTAAAGCCGATTTTATTCCGCCTAATTTTGTCGCTGATTCTTTGGTCGAAACTTTTCCAGAGTCTTTAACGAATAAAAAAGTTTTATTTCCCCGCGTGGAAACAGGAGGAAGGGATCTTTTAGTTCAGGAATTACAAAAACAAAGCGCACAGGTGATAGAAGTTCCTGCCTATCAGTCGGGATGTCCGAGTAAAATTGATCCTGAGGTTTGGCAAGCTTTGCAACAAAAAACAGTTAATATTATTACCTTTGCCAGTTCTAAAACAGTTCAGAATTTTTATCAGTTAATTAAACAAGAATTAGAGGCGAATTATTTAGAAGCAATTCCCGCTATTTTAGAGAGAGTTCAGATTGCTTCCATTGGACCTCAAACCTCTAAAACCTGTTATGAATTGTTGGGGAGAGTGGATATTGAGGCAACTGAATATACCTTAGAAGGATTAACAGACGCATTGATCAAAAAACAGTTAATATTGTAG
- a CDS encoding NAD(P)/FAD-dependent oxidoreductase: MQEILYLEVPTPDTTTVCTWLQDQWTPQVGQKVITSQGIRVQSSHKTSASVIPITETELSIFVWSVQRTTYLKAFRWGNQPFPGEEKLRNQLINDIQQQFPPQYPQLPDLDLSETSIFDALSVYYPKTVHFFRKMPQGETDLQRVYWWEKRWRESVKNPQEPKQVVFFKEKPAQETPSYDLIYVGGALGAIHGAMMAQLGYRVLLVERLVFGRMNREWNISRAEFQTLIDLGLFTQEEFESIIAQEYIDGFSKFFDSNNPRHLKAAVLHTPTVLNIAIDTEKLLKLCGEKLLKAGGEIWDQTEFIKADIDSEGVTLQLVNLATQEAKEVRGKLLVDAMGTTSPIAWQLNGKRTFDSVCPTVGAIVEGFEPQVWDKNYGDVLNSHGDISRGRQLIWELFPGAGNELTIYLFHYHQVHPENPGSLLEMYEDFFHILPEYRRCDPEKLVWKKPTFGYIPGHFSVGKRDRKVAFDRLLSIGDAASLQSPLIFTGFGSLVRNLGYLTRSLDLSLINNRLSAKDLDQIRAYQSNVAVTWLFSKGMMVPTGKTLPPQRINAMLNTFFGLLADSPPEVADTFIKDRTTWTMFTRLALKAARQNPLLLLWIWEMAGTEDMLRWLGSYADFTLDSLKNWLFGLKK; this comes from the coding sequence ATGCAAGAAATCCTCTATCTAGAAGTCCCTACCCCTGACACAACCACCGTTTGCACCTGGTTACAAGACCAATGGACTCCCCAGGTAGGACAAAAGGTTATCACATCTCAGGGGATTCGGGTACAAAGTTCACATAAAACTTCAGCATCTGTCATCCCTATTACGGAGACAGAACTCTCAATTTTTGTCTGGTCGGTTCAACGGACAACCTATCTTAAAGCCTTTCGTTGGGGAAACCAACCCTTTCCAGGGGAAGAAAAGCTGCGTAATCAGTTAATAAACGATATTCAACAGCAGTTTCCTCCCCAATATCCCCAACTCCCTGATTTAGATTTATCTGAAACGTCGATTTTTGATGCTTTATCCGTTTACTATCCTAAAACTGTGCATTTTTTCCGTAAAATGCCCCAAGGAGAAACGGACTTACAACGGGTGTATTGGTGGGAAAAACGTTGGCGAGAAAGCGTTAAAAACCCCCAAGAACCGAAACAAGTCGTCTTTTTTAAGGAAAAACCTGCCCAGGAAACTCCATCCTATGATCTGATTTATGTTGGAGGGGCATTAGGGGCAATTCATGGCGCAATGATGGCACAATTAGGCTACCGGGTGTTATTGGTAGAACGTCTGGTGTTTGGACGGATGAACCGAGAGTGGAACATTTCTCGTGCAGAATTTCAAACCTTGATTGATTTAGGATTGTTTACTCAAGAGGAATTTGAATCGATTATTGCTCAAGAGTATATTGATGGGTTTAGTAAGTTTTTTGATAGTAATAATCCTCGTCATTTGAAAGCAGCAGTTTTACATACTCCTACGGTATTAAATATCGCTATTGATACAGAAAAGTTACTTAAGTTGTGTGGAGAAAAGCTTTTAAAAGCGGGCGGAGAAATTTGGGATCAAACCGAGTTTATTAAAGCGGATATTGATTCTGAAGGAGTAACGCTACAATTAGTTAATTTAGCCACTCAAGAGGCTAAAGAAGTGAGAGGAAAACTCCTGGTAGATGCAATGGGGACAACTTCTCCTATTGCTTGGCAACTCAATGGTAAGCGAACTTTTGATAGTGTTTGTCCTACAGTTGGGGCAATTGTTGAAGGGTTTGAACCCCAAGTTTGGGATAAAAACTATGGTGATGTTCTTAATTCCCATGGTGATATTTCTCGCGGACGACAATTAATTTGGGAATTATTTCCAGGGGCAGGAAATGAGCTAACAATTTACTTATTTCATTACCATCAGGTACATCCTGAAAACCCCGGATCATTATTAGAAATGTATGAAGACTTCTTTCATATTTTGCCAGAATATCGTCGCTGTGACCCTGAAAAATTAGTCTGGAAAAAACCGACTTTTGGCTATATTCCAGGGCATTTTAGTGTGGGTAAACGCGATCGCAAAGTCGCTTTTGATCGTTTACTCAGCATTGGGGATGCTGCTTCTTTACAATCTCCTTTGATTTTTACAGGATTTGGTTCTTTAGTCCGCAATTTAGGCTATTTAACGCGATCGCTTGATTTGTCCTTGATAAATAACCGATTAAGTGCTAAAGATTTAGACCAAATTCGTGCCTATCAAAGCAACGTTGCTGTGACCTGGCTATTTTCTAAAGGAATGATGGTTCCCACGGGGAAAACATTACCTCCGCAGCGTATTAATGCCATGTTAAACACATTTTTTGGTTTATTGGCAGATTCTCCTCCAGAAGTGGCTGATACCTTTATTAAAGATCGTACCACTTGGACGATGTTTACCCGACTTGCCCTAAAAGCAGCGCGTCAAAATCCACTCTTACTTCTCTGGATTTGGGAAATGGCGGGAACAGAAGATATGTTACGCTGGTTGGGATCTTATGCCGATTTTACCCTAGATTCTCTGAAAAATTGGCTATTTGGATTGAAGAAGTGA